The nucleotide sequence AGCGCTGCGCGTTGACGATGGCCTGCGCCATATCGTAGAAGGAAATCACGCCCATCAGCATATTGCCGTCCATGACGGGGATATAGCGTGCGTGTTTTTCCAGCATCAGGCGCTGGACTTCTTCGGCGCTGGTGTTGGGCGTGACGCTGACCGGCGCGTCGTCCATGATGGCGCGGATGGTCGTATTGCCCAGCGTGCCGCCATTGCGGTTCAGGTGCTGGATGATTTCACGAAAGGTGAGCATGCCGGCCAACATGCCGGACTCCATGATCACCAGCGAACCGATGTCCTGCAGGCTCATGGTTTCCACGGCCT is from Bordetella bronchialis and encodes:
- a CDS encoding CBS domain-containing protein; its protein translation is MLKVSEILRVKGDTLYTATPDTPVSKAVETMSLQDIGSLVIMESGMLAGMLTFREIIQHLNRNGGTLGNTTIRAIMDDAPVSVTPNTSAEEVQRLMLEKHARYIPVMDGNMLMGVISFYDMAQAIVNAQRFENNMLKAYIRDWPMDEEGASSKEM